A single Lactuca sativa cultivar Salinas chromosome 8, Lsat_Salinas_v11, whole genome shotgun sequence DNA region contains:
- the LOC111879203 gene encoding triosephosphate isomerase, chloroplastic — MAMVSTSLTPASQLSGAKSAAASPPLFSGLRRSSKLESASLSTTQSFFQSVNSHIRLSSASTRPCTGIVAMAGTGKFFVGGNWKCNGTKDSIKQLVSDLNSATLEPDVDVVVGPPFVYIDQVKSSLSDRIEIAAQNSWIGKGGAFTGEISAEQLKDIGCKWVILGHSERRHVIGENDEFIGKKAAYALGQNLGVIACIGELLEEREAGKTFDVCFKQLKAYADAVSSWDNIVIAYEPVWAIGTGKVASPEQAQEVHVAVRDWLAKNVSPEVASKTRIIYGGSVNAGNSAELAKKEDIDGFLVGGASLKGSDFATIINSVTAKKVAA; from the exons ATGGCGATGGTTTCAACTTCTCTTACACCAGCATCCCAGCTCTCCGGTGCTAAATCCGCCGCTGCTTCTCCGCCTCTTTTCTCCGGACTCCGCCGCTCTTCGAAGCTCGAGTCCGCTTCACTCTCCACAACTCAATCGTTCTTCCAGTCTGTCAATTCTCACATACGTCTCTCCTCTGCTTCTACACGACCTTGCACCGGCATCGTCGCCATGGCCGGCACCGGGAAG TTCTTTGTTGGAGGCAACTGGAAATGT AATGGGACCAAAGATTCAATCAAGCAGCTAGTCTCAGACTTGAACAGTGCAACTTTGGAGCCTGATGTTG ATGTTGTTGTGGGACCCCCTTTTGTCTATATCGATCAAGTAAAGAGCTCTTTATCTGACCGAATTGAGATAGCTGCTCAAAATTCTTGGATTGGGAAAGGTGGAGCTTTTACTGGAGAAATCAG TGCTGAGCAATTGAAAGATATCGGATGCAAATGGGTAATTCTTGGGCATTCTGAGAGGAGGCATGTGATTGGGGAAAACGATGAG TTTATAGGTAAGAAGGCTGCATATGCATTAGGCCAGAATCTTGGAGTAATAGCTTGCATTGGAGAACTATTGGAAGAAAGAGAAGCAGGAAAAACTTTTGATGTTTGTTTCAAGCAGTTGAAAGCTTATGCAG ATGCTGTGTCGAGTTGGGATAACATTGTAATTGCATATGAGCCTGTATGGGCTATTGGAACCGGTAAAGTGGCCTCACCAGAGCAGGCTCAGGAAGTACACGTGGCAGTCCGTGATTGGCTTGCAAAAAACGTCTCACCTGAAGTTGCATCCAAGACACGTATCATCTATGGAG GATCTGTAAATGCTGGGAACTCAGCTGAGCTGGCGAAAAAAGAAGACATTGATGGATTTCTTGTTGGTGGTGCTTCTTTGAAG GGTTCGGATTTTGCAACCATCATTAACTCTGTGACGGCTAAAAAGGTTGCTGCTTGA